GTGACAAATTTTCCCAAAAGATAGAGCACCAGAATGAGGAGCGCGATGAGGAACGGCAGCACAAGATGCGGTTTGAGGTACCGTAGCTCGATGTAAAGCTGGTAAGCGTCCACCGCCTGAGGGGGGATTTCCTCCTCGCCCACCTGTTCCCTCAAGTACTCAATTACTTCCTTGGGAATGTACTTTCCGCCCCTCATCCGTACGAATGTTTTCCCGTTCACGACAACTTCCCGGGCATCGTTCCTCAGCGAGGGAGGAAGGCTCTGCGCCGAGCGAATATCCGCCGTCGCAACAAAAATCGCATTCTGAATGCCTTTTTTGAGAGGAGAGAAGATGTAAGCATCAATGGTAGCCGCCACCCAAATGATGATGACCACCGTTAGAAGAGGAGGCAAAACTGTTGCGGCGCCGCGCCACACGGCTTTCCAAAATGGATCAAGCGGTCCCGGCGGCCGCTTTTTCGGCAGAAATTGCTCCACATTCAGTTCTGGCCTGGGCTGTCGAGCCTCAATATCGGGCAAGGGGTTGGTGTCATCATGACTCATAGCGTCATTCCTCGCGGGATTTTCAAAAGTTGGCAAACGGTGGACTTCAATCAAAATCTTACAACGGAAGCGGAGTACCCGGATACGGGTCGGCGGAAAGGATAGGCGATTCAGTAAAAACTTCACAACCCTCACCCAGGGGGATAGAGACGGCGGTGCACTGGGTGGCCAACGCTCCGGCCTGACAACCGAACAGGGAAACATTGCTGAAAAGATAATAATTCAATCATTTTTTAGACTGATCTTACACGCCAGTGGGCGTATCAACACCAACCGATATGGGGGCATTCTATTGGCGAGCGTCATTTCGCGGGGTAAATTGAATTGTTCTGAAAGCTACAATCATAAGTGTATGGCCGCCCGTCAGCGGTGGGATTAGCCCCGCAGGTCGAGCGCAGCGCCGCGCGGGTTACATCTGCGCGATTCAGGTGGAAAAAACCGGGGGACGACTCCGGACCCGCAGATTGCAGAGCTTCGGCCGAATTGCTTACGGCAGAGCGATAGCAAACGCGAAAAAGGCCGGACGATGCGGAGCCAACTTTTACCGTGTCACGTCGGGCAACCCAACAGAAAGCCCCGGTGGAGAAGCAAGTGACATAACAACGGAGGTCAGGGGCTGGTGACGAGTGCGGAAAGTGACGCCCGATATTTTAGGGAATGAAAAGAAATACAGTCGGTTGATTTGAGAGAGACACGCTCCCAGAAAGACTTTTCTTTGAGGTGGCGTGTCTAATTGGTTTTCTGTCAACGAGGGACTGAATCAGATGAAATTCAGTGACTTTGTCGTGCGGGATGCGATCGTCACAGATCTCGATCCTGATGCTTCGAAGGAAGAGATCATCCGGCGGCTCTGCGAGGCCCTGTGTGATGCAGGGGCCTTGAGTCGAGAACACCTGGACGACATCGTGCGGGCATTAATCAAACGGGAAGAGCTGGGGACCACCGGAATCGGGATGGGGGTGGCGGTTCCGCACACAAAGCATCCCAGCGTGGATAAATTGGTGGCTACCGTCGGCATCAGTCCGGACGGCGTGGATTTCGATGCCCTTGACGGTGAAAAGGTACACGCCCTGTTCTTGCTGGTTTCCCCCACTGACCTGCCGGGGGATCACCTCCGGGCGCTCGAATACATCACACGGCAACTCCACAACCCGACGTTTGCCCGATTTCTCAAACAGGCCAAAACCGCGGAAGACGTTTGGGTGCTTCTGGAGGAGGCGGACGCGGGGAAATACGCCAGCCACTGAGGAGTTCAGCGTCAGGCAGGAAGTTTCAGCACAGGACGGTTTTGTGGCTTGCGTGACGGAAGGCGTTTCTCGCCGTCTTTTGGGCTTAGCAGTGTGGGGAAGCCCCGCCAACCTCATTCCAACTTGAAGCGATGCTCTTGGGACTGGCGGATACGCGGAGGGTCGGAGGGCGAGTGGAATCAGCCTGGGGCAGTACCGAAGTTGAGTGGTTCGACAAGTTCATGAACGTGGGTGAGTTGTCCAGAATGAGCGAGCAAACAGGTCCTTTGCGGCGACGTGTGACGATTCGGAACCGTGCCGGGCTGCATGCCCGGGCGGCCAGCCTCGTCCGCGATACGGTCCTCAAGCACCGATGTCGTGTCACGTTGATCAAAGCGGAGGATCCATCAGCTTCGCTCAACGGGGCTCCTCGGGCCGATGGCACAAGTGTCATTGAGATGCTCAGTCTGGGGGCCATGGAGGGAGAACCGTTGATTATTGAAGCGGAGGGTGAAGAGGCTCCACAGGTTCTGGATGCCCTCGAGCGGCTTGTCGAATGCAAGTTCTGGGAGGATGATTTCGCACCTGAATCGCAGCAGACCTTTCCGGGGTAGGAACGAATCCCCCGTCGCGGTCATCCACAGATGATTAGAGGAGCGCCGTGAAGCCAGCCCCAATCGACAGCCCAGAGACGGAACCATGATGCGTTTGCAGGGAATAGCGGTATCTCCGGGGATAGCCATCGGAAAGGCGGTGGTGATTGGGCAGGACAGTTTCAGTATCCCGCGGGAGTACGTCGAGGCAGACGCTGTCGAGCAGGAGGTGGCACGATTTCGAGAAGCCCTTCAGGTGGCCGCCCGGGAAATTGAAAACAATCGGGATCTGGTCACCCGGGAACTCGGCCCCAAATCGGGTGCGATCTTTCAGGCCCATCTGGAAATCCTGGAGGATCCCAAGATTCGCGAGGACGTCGAGTCGCTCATCCGCAACCGCCAGTATTCCTCAGAAAAAGCTGTCAGTCTTGTGTTGCGGCAATTCGCCGAGATGTTCCGGCGGTTGCCCAATCCGGTGATCGCCGATCGGGCCTATGACGTTCTGGACATCGAGCGGCATTTGTTGCGGGCCCTTCTCGGACAGCCCCATCGCAGTCTCTATCATCTGACGTCTCCAGCGGTCGTTCTGGCCAGGAATCTGACGCCCAGCGAAGTGGCCAATTTGGACCGAAAGATGGTCCGCGGCTTTGCCACGGAGCTTGGTGGACCGACCAGCCATACGGCCATCGTGGCCCAGGGCATGGGGATTCCGGCGGTGGTCGGAACGGGACCGTTTCTCACCGAGGTCTCCGGCGGCGATATCGTGATCGTCGATGGTGATCGCGGTATCGTCATCGTTCGCCCGGATGAATCCACCCTCCGTGAATATGAGGAAGAAGCCCGGGCTATCCGTGCATTCATCACGGAGCTAGAAAAGCTTCGGGACCTGCCGGCGGAGACGCTGGACGGCACACGGATTGAAATCTACGGTAATATCGAGTTCCCGCACGAAGCGGCGCTTTGCCTGCAAAATGGAGCGGAAGGCATTGGGCTGTATCGCACCGAGTTTCTCTATCTCGGCCGGAACGATCTGCCCAGCGAAGAAGATCATTACCAGGCGTACTGCGAAGTCGTCCGGATTATGGGTGATCGGCCGGTCACTATCCGCACGTTCGATCTGGGGGCCGATAAAGTCCCGCTCCAACTGGGACTGGAAAAAGAAGCCAACCCCTGTCTGGGCTTGCGAAGTATACGTCTGGCGCTGCGGTATCTGCCCCTGTTTCAAACACAGTTGCGAGCCATTCTGAGGGCCAGCGTGTGTGGTAACGTGCAGATCATGTTCCCCATGATCAGCACGCTGGCCGAGCTTCGCCAGGCCAAACTCATGCTGGCGGAAGTGATGGAAGACCTGGCGGAGAGCCGGATTCCTTTCCGTCGGGACATTCCGCTGGGCATTATGGTGGAAGTTCCCTCCGTTGCCGTGACCATTGACCGGTTCCTGGACGAAGTGGACTTCATCAGTCTGGGAACGAACGATTTGATTCAATACACCCTTGCGGTGGACCGCACCAACCGCAATGTGGTGAACATGTACAACGCCACTGAGCCCGCGGTGCTGCGGCTGATTCATCACGTGATCCAGGAGGCTTCGCGGAAAGGCGTGCCGGTCAGTTTGTGCGGCCAGATGAGCAGTCATCCGCTCCACACCATGCTGCTCATTGGGCTGGGATTGCGGAAGTTCAGTGTGGCCGCCCATTCCATCCTTGAAATCAAGAAGGTCTGCCGCAGCGTGACCGTCCAACAGTGTGAGGCCCTTGCGAAACGGGCTCTGGAAATGGATCATGCCCGCGATGTGCAGGCACTCCTTCGGGAGCAGTTGATCAAGTTGATCCCGGCGTTCAGTCGGATCATGTGAACCTCATTCCTGAGTACGGCAACAGAACAGGTGGCGCTATGAAGTCGCGATTGTTTCCTGCCTTGCAACGGGAAGTGTCGGAAATCGGATTGGGTACGTGGCAATTGGGCGGCACGGAATGGGGGGACGTGCCCGAGGAGGAGGCCCTCAACACATTGGCGGCTGCCGCAGAGGCGGGTATCACCTTCATTGATACGGCCGACATCTACGGCCTGGGCCGCAGTGAATCGCTCATCGGACGCTTCTTGAAAGGCCGACCAGATCGCGACCGTTTCATTGTGGCCACCAAACTGGGAAGGCATCCCGAACCGGGTTGGCCCGCCAACTTCACCAGGGAAGTCGTCCGCCGCCACACAGAGGATTCCCTCCGTCGCCTGGGCGTGGATGTCATCGATCTGACGCAAACCCACAGCCTCCCCCTGGAGGTCATGCGCGATACAGGCATTTTCGACTATCTGCGCGAACTGCGGGACGAGGGCAAAATACGGGCATACGGTGCCAGCGTAGAAAGCATGGAAGAGGCCCTCTTCTGTCTCAATGTTGAGGGAATGGCCTCTCTCCAGATCATCTTTAACATCTTTCGGCAGAAGCCCATCGATGTCCTTTTCGACGAGGCCCAGAAACGGGGTGTGGCGCTGATCATTCGTCTGCCGCTGGCCAGCGGATTGCTGGCAGGGAAATTCACTCGGGATACCCAATTCGCCCCCAACGACCATCGGTTCTTTAATCGTGATGGCGAGAAGTTCAATGTGGGGGAGACGTTTGCGGGCCTGCCCTTTGAAAAAGGTCTCGAACTCGTCGAGCACATTCGACCATGGGTGCCCTCGGGAATGACCATGGCCCAGATGGCCTTGCGGTGGTGCCTGGATTTTGATGCCGTGACCACCGTTATTCCCGGGGCAAAGCGTCCCGACCAGGCACGGAGCAATGCCGCGGCCAGTGATTTGATGCCGCTTCCTCCCATCCTCCACAACAGGCTGGGCCGTTTCTATGAGGCCCAGGTCGCCGCGCACATTCGGGGCAAGTACTGATATCACTTTTGCCGGTCACCTCGGCTCCGTCCAAGCAATCAGCAGAAGCTTTTTTGACGCGGCGTGGTCCCCGGGGACACTGCAGTGAGTAGGTCCTCTTTTTGCGCTCCAGCGAAGCCGGATAAGATATGTAAACAGGTTGTTTGGAAGCGGCACGTAATTCACGGGGTGTACGAAGGACTCGGTGCGCCGCCTGGGTGAGGCCTTGACCGCGGGCTGACTCAATTATCGACCGGGCGAGGTTCCCTCCAACCTCGTGATGAAGGAGTTCGCGAGCGATGAACCGTGGTGATCGACGGGTGATCTCGTCGCTTCTGGGAATGGTGCTGGCATTTGCCTGCCTGGCAACTGTTTCTCGTCTGTCGGCCGAGGAAACAAACGCCGAAGCAACACGGGACTACAACGCCGCGGCGAAGCTCCACAATCTATCCTCGTGGGACCTGGCGGCCGAGCAGTGGCGCGCATTCATTGCCAAACATCCTGCGGACCCCCGCGTGCCAAAGGCTCTCCATTATCTCGGCGTCTGCCTGTTCAATCAAAAACAGTATGAAGCGGCGGCCCAGGCCTTCCAACAATCCATCCAAAAGGGAGTGGAAGAAAACTTTCGGGAATTGTCGGCGGTTTATCGGGGGATGGCCCTGTTTGAGGCTGCCCGACAACAGAAGCCGGAGTTGTACTCCGCAGCCCGTACCGCCTTGGAAGAATACCTGCGGACCTATCCCAATGGCAGTCAGCGGCCGCAAGCCCAGTACTATCTCGCGGAAACGCTCTATTTTCAGGGGCAGAAGGACCAGGCCGCCCAGGCCTACCGCCGATTCCTCCAATCGTTTCCCGATGATGGGCGTGTGCCCGACGTGCTGTTCGCCCTCGCGGTATGTGAAGAGGAACTCGGCAACAGGCAGGCCGCGCTGAAAAACTACCAGACGTTCACGGAAAGGTATCCACAGCACCCCAAAGTCAATGAAGCCCTCTACCGAATCGGCGAGTTGCAGTATTCAGCGGGGGATTTTGAACAAGCGGAGCTGTTCTTTCACAAGGCCGGAGCGGATTCCCGATTTGCCGATGCCGATCTGGCGGTCATTCGCTCGGGCGACGCACTGGTTCAGTTGAAACGTTATGACGAAGCAGCCCAGCAGTACGCAAGCGTTGAAAAACGATTCCCCAATTCACCGCATATTGCACGGGCTAACTTGGGTGCCGCAAAGTGCCTCTACTTTGCCAATCGTTACAACGAGGCCCTGCCTCTTCTGGTTCGCGCTATGCAGGCGCCCGATGTGCGGGCGGAGGCCATCCACTGGGCAGCCCGGTGCCATCTTAAACTCGGCCAACCCCAGCAGGTGCTGGATTTAATTGGTCCAGAAACCATTAAGAGTGCCGCCCCCCCATGGAACGTGACGCTCCAGCTCGATCGGGCCGATTCCCTGTACGAAATCCCCGATAAGCGAGAGGATGCCGTCAAGGAATACGCGCAGGCGGCCGCCATGGCGACCGATGCGGCCCTGAAAGGGGAGGCACTTTACGCTGCAGCGCACACGGCGCTGGGACTAGGCCAGATTGGCGTAGCGCGACAGTACGCGGAACAGTTTCGCAAAGAAATTTCGGATCACGTGCTGAGTCCGGATGTGGAGCATATTCTGGCGGAATGCGAATTCGCTGAGAATCACTACGATTCGGCCGCCCAGATGTTTGATGAGCT
This is a stretch of genomic DNA from Thermogutta terrifontis. It encodes these proteins:
- a CDS encoding DUF502 domain-containing protein; the encoded protein is MSHDDTNPLPDIEARQPRPELNVEQFLPKKRPPGPLDPFWKAVWRGAATVLPPLLTVVIIIWVAATIDAYIFSPLKKGIQNAIFVATADIRSAQSLPPSLRNDAREVVVNGKTFVRMRGGKYIPKEVIEYLREQVGEEEIPPQAVDAYQLYIELRYLKPHLVLPFLIALLILVLYLLGKFVTARMGRLVWSQFEALFVSLPFVRSVYGAVKQVSDFLLAQRSMEFSRVVAVEWPRRGIWSIGLVTSESFDQLRKKTGRVILTVFIPTSPAPMTGFTVNVPEEDTVDLGISIDQAIQFIVSCGVVVPPPSSSQSVDLAAASAAHNE
- a CDS encoding PTS sugar transporter subunit IIA, with amino-acid sequence MKFSDFVVRDAIVTDLDPDASKEEIIRRLCEALCDAGALSREHLDDIVRALIKREELGTTGIGMGVAVPHTKHPSVDKLVATVGISPDGVDFDALDGEKVHALFLLVSPTDLPGDHLRALEYITRQLHNPTFARFLKQAKTAEDVWVLLEEADAGKYASH
- a CDS encoding HPr family phosphocarrier protein — translated: MSEQTGPLRRRVTIRNRAGLHARAASLVRDTVLKHRCRVTLIKAEDPSASLNGAPRADGTSVIEMLSLGAMEGEPLIIEAEGEEAPQVLDALERLVECKFWEDDFAPESQQTFPG
- the ptsP gene encoding phosphoenolpyruvate--protein phosphotransferase, coding for MMRLQGIAVSPGIAIGKAVVIGQDSFSIPREYVEADAVEQEVARFREALQVAAREIENNRDLVTRELGPKSGAIFQAHLEILEDPKIREDVESLIRNRQYSSEKAVSLVLRQFAEMFRRLPNPVIADRAYDVLDIERHLLRALLGQPHRSLYHLTSPAVVLARNLTPSEVANLDRKMVRGFATELGGPTSHTAIVAQGMGIPAVVGTGPFLTEVSGGDIVIVDGDRGIVIVRPDESTLREYEEEARAIRAFITELEKLRDLPAETLDGTRIEIYGNIEFPHEAALCLQNGAEGIGLYRTEFLYLGRNDLPSEEDHYQAYCEVVRIMGDRPVTIRTFDLGADKVPLQLGLEKEANPCLGLRSIRLALRYLPLFQTQLRAILRASVCGNVQIMFPMISTLAELRQAKLMLAEVMEDLAESRIPFRRDIPLGIMVEVPSVAVTIDRFLDEVDFISLGTNDLIQYTLAVDRTNRNVVNMYNATEPAVLRLIHHVIQEASRKGVPVSLCGQMSSHPLHTMLLIGLGLRKFSVAAHSILEIKKVCRSVTVQQCEALAKRALEMDHARDVQALLREQLIKLIPAFSRIM
- a CDS encoding aldo/keto reductase — encoded protein: MKSRLFPALQREVSEIGLGTWQLGGTEWGDVPEEEALNTLAAAAEAGITFIDTADIYGLGRSESLIGRFLKGRPDRDRFIVATKLGRHPEPGWPANFTREVVRRHTEDSLRRLGVDVIDLTQTHSLPLEVMRDTGIFDYLRELRDEGKIRAYGASVESMEEALFCLNVEGMASLQIIFNIFRQKPIDVLFDEAQKRGVALIIRLPLASGLLAGKFTRDTQFAPNDHRFFNRDGEKFNVGETFAGLPFEKGLELVEHIRPWVPSGMTMAQMALRWCLDFDAVTTVIPGAKRPDQARSNAAASDLMPLPPILHNRLGRFYEAQVAAHIRGKY